The Streptomyces sp. P9-A4 genome contains a region encoding:
- a CDS encoding alpha/beta family hydrolase produces MFFSDRTDAGRRLAARLDRFKGDDVVVLGLPRGGVPVAAEVADALGAPLDICLVRKLGVPRQPELAMGALGEGGVRVLNERVLREAGVDERELAAVEEREQLELEQRGRRYRGSRPAVPLEGRTVLIVDDGLATGATALAACRVVRARGAARIVLAVPVAPHGWTARLGGEADETVSVRTPEPFYAIGQFYQDFSQTPDAEVVACLDRIRAAHDPVVQDADVRVPLPGVTLAGRLAVPEGATGIVLFAHGSGSGRHSPRNRAVAAALNRAGLGTLLFDLLTEAEAVDRAHVFDTPLLAGRLAGATEWLAGEPVSDGLPLGYFGASTGAAAALWAAGDPSSQVAAVVSRGGRPDLAADHLARVRAPTLLVVGGRDALVLDLNRRARSLLRCESRLEVVEGATHLFEEPGALEEVAELATSWFTGHFRDQ; encoded by the coding sequence ATGTTCTTCAGCGATCGCACGGACGCGGGACGCCGGCTCGCGGCCCGCCTCGACCGGTTCAAGGGCGACGACGTCGTGGTGCTCGGTCTTCCGCGCGGGGGAGTGCCGGTGGCCGCGGAGGTCGCCGACGCCCTCGGCGCACCGCTGGACATCTGTCTCGTACGCAAGCTGGGCGTGCCCCGGCAGCCGGAGCTGGCGATGGGCGCGCTCGGCGAGGGCGGCGTACGGGTGCTCAACGAACGGGTGCTGCGGGAGGCCGGGGTCGACGAGCGCGAACTCGCCGCCGTGGAGGAGCGCGAGCAGCTCGAACTGGAGCAGCGCGGTCGCCGCTACCGGGGGAGCAGACCGGCCGTGCCCCTGGAGGGGCGCACGGTCCTGATCGTCGACGACGGGCTCGCCACCGGCGCCACCGCCCTCGCGGCCTGCCGGGTGGTACGGGCCAGGGGCGCCGCCCGGATCGTGCTCGCTGTCCCGGTCGCACCGCACGGCTGGACGGCCCGTCTCGGCGGCGAGGCCGACGAGACGGTGAGCGTCCGTACGCCGGAACCGTTCTACGCTATCGGCCAGTTCTATCAGGACTTCTCCCAGACCCCCGACGCCGAGGTGGTCGCCTGTCTCGACCGGATCCGCGCCGCGCACGACCCGGTCGTCCAGGACGCGGACGTCCGCGTCCCGCTCCCCGGGGTCACCCTCGCCGGGCGGCTCGCGGTGCCCGAAGGCGCCACCGGCATCGTCCTGTTCGCCCACGGCAGCGGCAGCGGCCGGCACAGTCCACGCAACCGTGCCGTCGCCGCCGCGCTCAACCGGGCGGGCCTCGGCACGCTCCTGTTCGACCTGCTGACCGAGGCCGAGGCGGTCGACCGGGCCCATGTCTTCGACACCCCGCTGCTCGCCGGCCGGCTCGCCGGAGCCACGGAATGGCTGGCCGGGGAGCCGGTCAGCGACGGCCTGCCGCTCGGGTACTTCGGGGCCAGTACGGGAGCGGCCGCCGCGCTGTGGGCGGCGGGCGATCCGTCCTCGCAGGTGGCCGCGGTCGTCTCGCGTGGCGGCCGGCCGGACCTCGCGGCCGACCACCTGGCGCGGGTCCGCGCGCCGACGCTGCTCGTGGTCGGAGGCAGGGACGCGCTGGTCCTCGACCTCAACCGGCGGGCGCGGTCGCTGCTGCGCTGCGAGAGCAGGCTCGAGGTCGTGGAGGGCGCCACCCATCTGTTCGAGGAGCCGGGCGCCCTGGAGGAGGTGGCGGAGCTCGCCACCTCCTGGTTCACCGGGCACTTCCGGGATCAGTAG
- a CDS encoding alpha/beta fold hydrolase, which produces MTDRVLPYDVHGGGPARALFLHNWFGDRTSFAPLRDHLDGTTGSYAFVDCRGYGEALDRSGAFTMEEVAADALAVADDLGWDTFSVIGHSMGGKAAQLMLLDAPDRVRSIIGVSPVSAAGFPLDGETWELFAGAAAEPANRRAIIDNTTGNRYDDVWLDALVERSVGRSSATAFRSYLDSWSRTDFHERVRDNPTPVLLVVGAHDPALGSEAMESTWLRWYPNARLEVLKDAGHYAPEETPEALAGAIEAFLAA; this is translated from the coding sequence ATGACGGACCGGGTTCTTCCGTACGACGTACACGGCGGGGGCCCCGCGCGGGCGCTCTTCCTGCACAACTGGTTCGGCGACCGGACCAGCTTCGCCCCGCTGCGGGACCATCTGGACGGGACCACCGGCTCGTACGCCTTCGTCGACTGCCGCGGCTACGGCGAGGCCCTCGACCGCAGCGGCGCCTTCACCATGGAGGAGGTCGCGGCCGACGCCCTCGCGGTCGCCGACGACCTCGGCTGGGACACCTTCTCCGTGATCGGGCACTCGATGGGCGGCAAGGCGGCCCAGCTGATGCTCCTGGACGCCCCCGACCGGGTCCGCTCGATCATCGGCGTCTCGCCCGTCTCCGCCGCGGGCTTCCCGCTGGACGGGGAGACCTGGGAACTCTTCGCGGGCGCCGCCGCGGAACCGGCCAACCGGCGGGCCATCATCGACAACACCACCGGCAACCGCTACGACGACGTCTGGCTGGACGCCCTCGTGGAGCGCTCCGTCGGCCGCTCCTCCGCCACGGCCTTCCGCAGCTACCTCGACTCCTGGTCCCGCACCGACTTCCACGAGCGGGTCCGCGACAACCCCACCCCGGTGCTGCTCGTCGTCGGGGCCCACGACCCCGCCCTCGGCAGCGAGGCGATGGAGTCGACCTGGCTGCGCTGGTACCCCAACGCGCGCCTCGAAGTGCTCAAGGACGCCGGCCACTACGCCCCCGAGGAGACCCCCGAGGCCCTGGCCGGAGCCATCGAGGCCTTCCTCGCCGCCTGA
- a CDS encoding DeoR/GlpR family DNA-binding transcription regulator, producing MPKHERWNTLLELLAASGKLEVEEAASTLDVSAATIRRDLDELAEQQLLVRTRGGAVAHGVSYELPLRYKSTRHAPQKRRIAEAAADLVAPGEVVGLNGGTTTTEVARALALRFASGRPEGPGSTAPAGPALTVVTNALNIAGELAVRPQIKIVTTGGVARPQTYELVGPLTVGVLNEVVLDVVVLGVDGVDPHLGVMAHQEDEASISRLFAERASRVVVVTDSSKLGRRAFARICGLDRIDLLVTDTGISPEAAAQLTEAGVEVLTV from the coding sequence ATGCCCAAGCACGAGCGGTGGAACACGCTCCTTGAACTCCTCGCAGCCTCGGGGAAGCTGGAGGTCGAGGAGGCGGCGTCCACGCTGGATGTCTCCGCCGCCACGATCCGCCGGGACCTCGACGAGCTGGCCGAGCAGCAGCTGCTGGTACGGACCCGGGGCGGCGCGGTCGCGCACGGCGTCTCGTACGAGCTGCCCCTGCGGTACAAGTCGACCCGGCACGCCCCGCAGAAGCGCCGGATCGCGGAGGCGGCGGCCGACCTGGTCGCGCCGGGCGAGGTCGTCGGCCTCAACGGCGGGACGACCACGACCGAGGTGGCCCGCGCGCTCGCGCTGCGGTTCGCGAGCGGTCGCCCGGAGGGCCCGGGGAGCACCGCGCCCGCCGGGCCCGCCCTGACCGTGGTCACCAACGCGCTCAACATCGCGGGCGAGCTGGCGGTGCGCCCGCAGATCAAGATCGTGACAACCGGCGGGGTGGCCCGCCCCCAGACGTACGAGCTGGTGGGGCCGCTGACGGTCGGCGTGCTGAACGAGGTCGTCCTCGATGTGGTGGTCCTGGGGGTCGACGGGGTCGACCCGCACCTGGGCGTGATGGCCCATCAGGAGGACGAGGCGAGCATCAGCCGGCTCTTCGCGGAGCGCGCGAGCCGGGTCGTCGTGGTGACCGACTCCTCCAAGCTGGGCCGCCGGGCGTTCGCCCGCATCTGCGGTCTGGACCGGATCGACCTGCTCGTCACCGACACCGGCATCAGCCCGGAAGCGGCCGCACAGCTGACCGAGGCCGGCGTGGAGGTCCTCACCGTCTGA
- a CDS encoding DUF6197 family protein yields MSPSTPLLSPDTLDREAVALYESATWQRIVTDWTPAPTAAPAPAPTAVPAPDVERWRRLLTVPVDRLVADALDALPPPLPVERRLPGRLGAVLPDRLHSWRRIGQPELRPSVHLGYARLVLTEWGWQNAPYKLRDARGARCVCGALLAAHRLGYGGATTMNEAAAWIMTELRSRGWHELIGPWNRAPGRTAADAVALLDATIHRAALAGR; encoded by the coding sequence ATGTCGCCCTCCACCCCCCTGCTCAGCCCGGACACCCTCGACCGCGAGGCCGTCGCGCTCTACGAGAGCGCGACCTGGCAGCGGATCGTCACGGACTGGACCCCCGCGCCCACGGCCGCCCCCGCCCCCGCGCCCACGGCCGTACCGGCGCCGGACGTGGAGCGATGGAGACGGCTGCTCACCGTCCCGGTGGACCGCCTCGTCGCCGACGCGCTCGACGCGCTCCCCCCGCCCCTGCCCGTCGAGCGCCGCCTCCCCGGCCGGCTCGGGGCGGTCCTGCCCGACCGGCTGCACTCCTGGCGCCGCATCGGACAGCCCGAGCTGCGCCCCTCCGTCCACCTCGGCTACGCGCGCCTGGTGCTGACGGAGTGGGGCTGGCAGAACGCCCCCTACAAGCTGCGCGACGCCCGGGGAGCCCGGTGCGTCTGCGGCGCCCTGCTGGCCGCCCACCGCCTCGGCTACGGCGGTGCGACGACGATGAACGAGGCCGCCGCCTGGATCATGACCGAGCTGCGCTCGCGCGGCTGGCACGAGCTGATCGGGCCGTGGAACCGGGCCCCCGGCCGTACGGCGGCCGACGCGGTGGCCCTGCTCGATGCCACGATCCACCGCGCCGCGCTCGCGGGCCGCTGA
- a CDS encoding LysM peptidoglycan-binding domain-containing protein, translating into MPAVAKHRRTRRNPVSRGWALVGTGGAAIALPLIAPAGASAAPVSAAPEIAVRAVAAPAAPAALAAPAKAPAAPATARTYTVVGGDSLSLIAKKKGIQGGWKDLYRANRATVGDNPSLIHPGLELTIRRDSAKAAPAQAKKSSATTERASRSERRAAPAPVTAAVATGTGASATQALPVAAPAAVQAAPAAATRYADNLDGWIRESLDIMAQHGIPGSYDGILRNVMRESSGNPQAINLWDSNASAGTPSKGLLQVIEPTFQAYHVPGTALDLFDPVANITAACNYAADRYGSIDNVNGAY; encoded by the coding sequence ATGCCTGCAGTCGCCAAACACCGCCGCACCCGCCGCAACCCCGTCTCCCGTGGATGGGCGCTGGTCGGGACGGGTGGGGCCGCCATCGCCCTGCCCCTGATCGCCCCCGCGGGAGCCAGTGCCGCGCCCGTCTCGGCAGCACCGGAAATCGCCGTGCGCGCCGTCGCCGCCCCCGCCGCTCCGGCCGCCCTCGCGGCACCGGCCAAGGCTCCGGCAGCCCCCGCCACCGCACGCACCTACACCGTCGTCGGTGGCGACTCGCTTTCCCTGATCGCCAAGAAGAAGGGAATTCAGGGCGGCTGGAAGGACCTTTACCGGGCCAACAGGGCGACTGTGGGTGACAATCCGTCACTTATTCATCCGGGACTTGAACTGACGATTCGTCGGGATTCCGCGAAGGCCGCCCCCGCGCAGGCGAAGAAGTCCTCCGCGACCACCGAGCGGGCGAGTCGCTCCGAGCGCCGGGCCGCCCCCGCCCCCGTCACCGCCGCCGTCGCCACCGGCACGGGCGCCTCCGCCACCCAGGCCCTGCCCGTCGCCGCTCCGGCCGCCGTCCAGGCCGCCCCTGCCGCGGCCACCCGGTACGCCGACAACCTCGACGGCTGGATCCGGGAGTCGCTGGACATCATGGCCCAGCACGGCATCCCCGGCTCGTACGACGGCATCCTCCGCAATGTGATGCGCGAGTCCTCGGGCAACCCCCAGGCCATCAACCTCTGGGACTCCAACGCGTCGGCCGGCACGCCCTCCAAGGGTCTGCTCCAGGTCATCGAGCCGACCTTCCAGGCCTACCACGTGCCCGGTACGGCCCTGGACCTGTTCGACCCGGTCGCCAACATCACCGCCGCCTGCAACTACGCGGCCGACCGCTACGGCTCCATCGACAACGTCAACGGCGCCTACTGA
- a CDS encoding phosphocholine-specific phospholipase C produces MLPISRRGFVGIGAGLVAGAALPPVRASAAATTATGTLTDVKHVVILMQENRSFDHYFGTLRGVRGFADRAAGNLPGGWGMFNQPNWGGRQYPWKLSDTPPAGGVDGETLAQCNGDLPHSWNSQHAAWNKGRMDNWVTGVGNTRSLGHLGRTDIPFHHALADNYTICDAYFCSTLSATGPNRTFLWSGKVDGSSKDGGDESGLTWETYAEALQRAGVSWKLYQNAQDNYGDNGLAYFKKFTDARPGDPLYDRGMGSVPKVTGSTPDDIAAAIRADVVAGTLPQVSWVVASEAFSEHPYAPPGDGAHFVDLVYRALAADAEVFDSTALFLNYDENDGFFDHVPPPVAPPGTPDEYLDGVPIGLGFRVPMIVMSPWTRGGWVSSEVFDHTSVLRFMESWTAALGTPATCPNISAWRRKVTGDLTGVFDFAHPVYGVPAGLPATAKVIGQSTCGPLPNPAPQNNALPAQESGTRPARALPYQVNGNLDRFEFGAAGKILAWFSMTNQGTEAKRAAHFSIHPHQYRDTAAWQYTVDAGATASDYFNIGLGSGSGKYDISMMGPNRFLRRFIGDASKAGKAIEVAARFATEPGTGRTALYFKLSNTSAGPVTFTVRSNAYRTDGPWTYTVPANSTREDFFNAVAYTNGWYDFTVLADIDGTWSRRYTGHIETGAPSISG; encoded by the coding sequence ATGCTTCCCATCAGCCGCAGAGGGTTCGTCGGGATCGGCGCGGGGCTCGTGGCGGGGGCGGCCCTGCCGCCCGTACGGGCCTCCGCCGCCGCGACGACGGCCACCGGCACCCTCACCGACGTCAAGCACGTGGTGATCCTCATGCAGGAGAACCGCAGCTTCGACCACTACTTCGGCACCCTGCGCGGCGTGCGCGGCTTCGCCGACCGCGCCGCGGGCAACCTGCCCGGCGGCTGGGGCATGTTCAACCAGCCCAACTGGGGCGGCCGCCAGTACCCCTGGAAGCTCAGCGACACCCCGCCCGCCGGCGGCGTCGACGGCGAGACCCTCGCCCAGTGCAACGGCGACCTGCCGCACAGCTGGAACTCGCAGCACGCCGCCTGGAACAAGGGGCGCATGGACAATTGGGTCACCGGTGTGGGCAACACCCGCTCGCTCGGCCACCTCGGCCGTACGGACATCCCCTTCCACCACGCCCTCGCGGACAACTACACGATCTGCGACGCGTACTTCTGCTCCACGCTGAGCGCCACCGGCCCCAACCGCACCTTCCTGTGGAGCGGGAAGGTCGACGGCTCCAGCAAGGACGGCGGCGACGAGTCGGGCCTCACCTGGGAGACGTACGCCGAGGCGCTCCAGCGGGCCGGGGTGAGCTGGAAGCTCTACCAGAACGCGCAGGACAACTACGGCGACAACGGTCTCGCGTATTTCAAGAAGTTCACCGACGCGCGCCCCGGCGACCCGCTCTACGACCGCGGCATGGGCTCGGTCCCCAAGGTGACCGGATCGACCCCGGACGACATCGCGGCGGCGATCCGCGCCGATGTCGTCGCGGGGACGCTGCCGCAGGTGTCGTGGGTGGTGGCGAGCGAGGCGTTCTCGGAGCACCCGTACGCCCCGCCCGGGGACGGCGCGCACTTCGTCGACCTGGTCTACCGCGCGCTCGCGGCCGACGCCGAGGTCTTCGACTCGACCGCGCTCTTCCTCAACTACGACGAGAACGACGGCTTCTTCGACCATGTGCCGCCGCCGGTCGCTCCGCCCGGCACGCCGGACGAGTACCTCGACGGCGTCCCGATCGGCCTCGGCTTCCGCGTCCCCATGATTGTCATGTCCCCGTGGACCCGGGGTGGCTGGGTGAGCTCCGAGGTCTTCGACCACACCTCCGTGCTCCGCTTCATGGAGAGCTGGACGGCGGCCCTCGGCACCCCCGCCACCTGCCCCAACATCAGCGCCTGGCGGCGGAAGGTGACGGGCGATCTGACCGGCGTGTTCGACTTCGCCCACCCGGTGTACGGGGTGCCGGCCGGCCTTCCGGCCACGGCGAAGGTCATCGGCCAGTCCACCTGCGGCCCGCTGCCCAACCCGGCCCCGCAGAACAACGCCCTGCCCGCGCAGGAGTCCGGCACCCGGCCGGCCCGCGCCCTGCCCTACCAGGTGAACGGCAACCTCGACCGCTTCGAGTTCGGCGCCGCCGGAAAGATCCTGGCCTGGTTCTCGATGACCAACCAGGGCACCGAGGCCAAGCGGGCGGCGCACTTCTCGATCCACCCCCACCAGTACCGCGACACGGCCGCCTGGCAGTACACGGTCGACGCCGGCGCCACCGCGTCCGACTACTTCAACATCGGCCTCGGGTCGGGTTCCGGCAAGTACGACATCTCGATGATGGGCCCCAACCGCTTCCTGCGCCGCTTCATCGGCGACGCGTCCAAGGCGGGCAAGGCCATCGAGGTGGCGGCCCGGTTCGCGACCGAACCGGGCACGGGCAGGACGGCCCTCTACTTCAAGCTGAGCAACACCTCGGCCGGGCCGGTGACCTTCACCGTCCGCTCGAACGCCTACCGTACGGACGGCCCGTGGACGTACACCGTCCCGGCGAACTCCACCCGCGAGGACTTCTTCAACGCGGTGGCGTACACCAACGGCTGGTACGACTTCACGGTCCTCGCCGACATCGACGGGACCTGGTCGCGCCGGTACACCGGCCACATCGAGACCGGGGCGCCGAGCATCAGCGGGTGA
- a CDS encoding SpoIIE family protein phosphatase → MTSHGTSGTGPADGTGRPSGNEAADGPASGALTWALAETALRTVEEVGGYAGAVYLRSGTPGLLRLAVLVGLPGPMFRPWWRMHENRPLPVAEVHRSGQAVHLPDVEEAMRRFPQLVASLPFPFASLYAPVVAGRERFGVLVALRAPTPGIPVDTRDRRRMTREALRLGGALADLTRRGTPVEWPGDPVCVQLSTAGAPPVRFGTFDWDLDTGTVTMDAGLLDILGAEVTSPCSIEVLTSLLEPEDGYALWAAARQATDPGGRPVVRRIRLKGPDGGLHLLEVSTRARRSPAGAEGAGRPDAFGRYGAPPGIGTSDGFAASTAGVRLTCTLVDLGTGLVGSDATDRLPRAILAIDRLGRVTYVNERTERLLGRPRGALAGRPLWEALPWFGLPFHEEQLRAALLSGEPVRFLARPEQGRWLSVSLHPGRDGVTMVLVPEDGPTARPRGPGAPGRPASRPDASEGRITELYRPVALAIALSEAVTARQVSSVVTEELLPAFGGRQLAIYLLSDRRLYLAWETGFPPGFLEPFDGVALDSRVPGVETLTTGRPLFFESMEQLGRAYPDLPLDAHSGARAFLPLIASGRPVGSCILGFDRPRGFSAEERTVLTALAGLIAQALERAQRYETESAVARGLQDALLPHRLPVRDGVDTVGRYLPGTAGMDVGGDWYDVIETGPKRLALVIGDVQGHGVAAAATMGQLRSAVRAFALAGHRPQDVMRGTNRLLIDLDPGQFASCCYVLLDPETGELRAVRAGHPPPLLMRPDGTTERVELAGGMVLGIDGRASYPVTRLRLAPGAVLALFTDGLVEKPGEDIDDGIEALRQALAATASLPLAEAADRLTREAREATARPDDIALLLAARWP, encoded by the coding sequence GTGACCTCGCACGGCACGTCCGGCACCGGCCCGGCGGACGGCACCGGGCGTCCGTCCGGGAACGAAGCCGCTGACGGGCCGGCTTCCGGCGCTCTGACCTGGGCCCTCGCCGAGACGGCGCTGCGGACCGTCGAGGAGGTCGGCGGATACGCGGGCGCGGTGTACCTGCGCTCGGGAACTCCGGGGCTACTGCGGCTCGCAGTGCTGGTGGGGTTGCCGGGGCCCATGTTCCGGCCGTGGTGGCGGATGCACGAGAACCGGCCGTTGCCGGTGGCCGAGGTGCATCGCTCGGGCCAGGCCGTCCACCTCCCCGACGTCGAGGAGGCCATGCGCCGGTTCCCCCAGCTGGTGGCGAGTCTGCCGTTCCCCTTCGCCTCGCTGTACGCGCCGGTCGTCGCGGGCCGTGAACGTTTCGGGGTGCTCGTGGCGCTGCGGGCACCGACCCCGGGGATACCGGTCGACACACGGGACCGCCGCCGCATGACGCGCGAGGCACTCCGACTCGGTGGCGCCCTGGCCGACCTGACCCGCCGGGGGACGCCGGTCGAATGGCCGGGCGATCCGGTGTGCGTCCAGCTGTCCACGGCGGGCGCGCCCCCGGTCCGGTTCGGCACCTTCGACTGGGACCTGGACACGGGCACGGTGACCATGGACGCCGGTCTCCTGGACATCCTCGGCGCGGAGGTGACCTCGCCCTGTTCGATCGAGGTGCTGACGTCCCTGCTCGAGCCGGAGGACGGATACGCGCTGTGGGCGGCGGCCCGGCAGGCCACGGATCCGGGCGGGCGGCCGGTGGTGCGCCGGATACGCCTGAAGGGGCCGGACGGGGGGCTGCACCTCCTGGAGGTGTCCACGAGGGCGCGCAGGAGCCCGGCGGGGGCGGAGGGCGCGGGGCGGCCCGACGCGTTCGGCCGGTACGGCGCGCCGCCGGGGATCGGTACCTCCGACGGGTTCGCCGCGTCCACCGCCGGCGTGCGCCTCACCTGCACCCTCGTCGACCTCGGCACCGGTCTGGTCGGCTCCGACGCCACCGACCGGCTGCCCCGGGCGATCCTCGCGATCGACCGCCTGGGCCGCGTCACCTACGTCAACGAGCGCACCGAGCGGCTGCTCGGCCGGCCACGCGGGGCGCTCGCGGGGCGACCGCTGTGGGAGGCGCTGCCCTGGTTCGGTCTCCCCTTCCACGAGGAGCAGCTGCGCGCCGCGCTCCTCTCCGGCGAGCCGGTGCGGTTCCTGGCCCGCCCCGAGCAGGGCCGGTGGCTTTCGGTGTCGCTGCATCCGGGGCGGGACGGGGTGACCATGGTGCTGGTCCCCGAGGACGGTCCGACGGCGCGACCGCGGGGCCCCGGGGCACCGGGGCGGCCGGCGTCGCGTCCGGACGCCTCGGAGGGCCGGATCACCGAGCTGTACCGGCCGGTGGCCCTGGCCATCGCGCTCTCCGAGGCGGTGACGGCGCGCCAGGTGTCCTCGGTGGTGACGGAGGAGTTGCTGCCGGCGTTCGGCGGGCGGCAGCTGGCCATCTACCTGCTCAGCGACCGGCGACTGTACCTGGCCTGGGAGACGGGCTTCCCGCCGGGATTCCTCGAACCCTTCGACGGGGTGGCCCTGGACTCCCGGGTGCCGGGGGTGGAGACGCTGACGACGGGCCGGCCGCTGTTCTTCGAGTCGATGGAGCAGCTGGGCCGGGCGTATCCGGACCTCCCGCTGGACGCGCACTCGGGGGCGCGGGCGTTCCTGCCGCTGATCGCCTCGGGCCGGCCGGTGGGCTCCTGCATCCTGGGCTTCGACCGTCCGCGCGGGTTCAGCGCGGAGGAGCGGACCGTGCTGACGGCGCTCGCGGGCCTGATCGCGCAGGCCCTGGAGCGCGCGCAGCGGTACGAGACGGAGTCGGCGGTGGCGCGGGGCCTCCAGGACGCGCTGCTGCCGCATCGGCTGCCGGTGCGCGACGGCGTGGACACGGTGGGCCGCTATCTGCCGGGGACGGCGGGCATGGACGTCGGCGGGGACTGGTACGACGTGATCGAGACGGGGCCGAAGCGCCTCGCGCTGGTGATCGGCGACGTGCAGGGGCACGGGGTGGCTGCCGCGGCCACGATGGGTCAGCTGCGGAGCGCCGTACGGGCCTTCGCGCTGGCCGGGCACCGGCCGCAGGACGTGATGCGGGGCACCAACCGGCTGCTCATCGACCTGGATCCGGGGCAGTTCGCCAGCTGCTGCTATGTGTTGCTCGACCCGGAGACGGGGGAACTGCGGGCGGTACGGGCCGGTCATCCGCCGCCGCTGCTGATGCGCCCCGACGGGACGACGGAGCGGGTGGAGCTCGCGGGCGGGATGGTACTCGGGATCGACGGCCGTGCCTCGTATCCGGTGACGCGGCTGCGGCTGGCTCCGGGCGCGGTGCTCGCGCTGTTCACTGACGGTCTGGTGGAAAAGCCGGGCGAGGACATCGACGACGGGATCGAGGCCCTGCGGCAGGCCCTCGCCGCGACCGCTTCGCTGCCGCTTGCGGAGGCCGCCGACCGGTTGACCCGGGAGGCCCGGGAGGCCACGGCCCGCCCGGACGACATCGCGCTGCTGCTCGCGGCACGCTGGCCGTAG
- a CDS encoding universal stress protein: protein MTERTGHGHGEQEQGGQGHGGRTRGAHGPGGDAPGGDGRDGARGHVLVGVDGSESALRAVETAAQEARSHGAALSVVHAFVWPLLHVPLGPSAYGPPGGGLRQQAQDIVDTAVARARACAPEVDVTGEVIEGEPLTVLATRSRSAALAVVGSRGAGAFTGLLVGSVAVHLAAHAACPVLVVRGRERPSGPVLLAVDGSADSDAAVEFAFAEAAARGAELLAVHAWTPTTGPADLTPLFHGTEEIRGEEGRVLDGALAAAVARRPGLPVERRLVRGRTRPVLLAESADAQLVVTGARGRGGFAGLLLGSVSQALLHHAECPVAVVRG, encoded by the coding sequence ATGACGGAGCGGACCGGTCACGGGCACGGCGAGCAGGAGCAGGGCGGTCAGGGGCACGGCGGGCGGACACGGGGCGCGCACGGACCGGGCGGGGACGCGCCGGGCGGTGACGGCCGGGACGGAGCGCGCGGTCATGTGCTCGTCGGGGTCGACGGCTCCGAGTCCGCGCTGCGCGCGGTGGAGACCGCCGCACAGGAAGCCCGGTCGCACGGAGCGGCCCTGAGCGTCGTCCATGCCTTCGTATGGCCCCTGCTCCACGTTCCCCTCGGCCCCTCGGCGTACGGTCCGCCCGGCGGCGGTCTCCGGCAGCAGGCCCAGGACATCGTCGACACGGCCGTCGCCCGCGCCCGGGCCTGCGCACCGGAGGTCGACGTCACGGGGGAGGTCATCGAGGGGGAACCCCTCACCGTGCTGGCCACCCGGTCCCGCTCGGCCGCGCTCGCGGTGGTCGGCAGCCGGGGCGCGGGCGCGTTCACGGGCCTCCTCGTCGGCTCGGTCGCGGTCCATCTCGCGGCCCACGCCGCCTGCCCCGTGCTGGTGGTCCGGGGCCGCGAGCGGCCGAGCGGGCCCGTCCTGCTCGCCGTCGACGGTTCCGCCGACTCCGACGCGGCCGTCGAGTTCGCCTTCGCCGAGGCCGCGGCCCGGGGCGCCGAACTGCTCGCGGTGCACGCCTGGACCCCGACGACCGGCCCCGCCGACCTCACCCCGCTCTTCCACGGCACGGAGGAGATCCGGGGCGAGGAGGGGCGCGTCCTCGACGGGGCGCTCGCGGCGGCGGTGGCCCGGCGGCCCGGCCTCCCGGTCGAGCGGCGCCTCGTACGGGGCAGGACCCGCCCGGTCCTGCTCGCGGAGAGCGCCGACGCCCAGCTCGTGGTGACGGGCGCCCGGGGGCGCGGCGGATTCGCCGGGCTGCTGCTCGGCTCGGTCAGCCAGGCCCTGCTGCACCACGCGGAGTGCCCGGTCGCCGTCGTCCGGGGGTGA